The DNA window gagccacccagatgcccctgtgcactttattttattttgttttattttattattttattttactttactttatttcagagaaagaatgtgtaagtgagagagcagaagcaaggggaacagcagagggagagggagaagcagactccctgcagagcagagagcccagaacaGGGCTGGCttgcaggactctgagatcatgacctgaactgaaggcagacacttaactgactgagccacccaggtgcccctggaccctTCATTCTTAAATCAAAAACCTGAACACACAAAAGTACTTTGGGTACTTGTGCTATAAGAAAACCAAAATCCAAATATGTAGGACACACATTTAGCTTTCTTACCAGTGAAGAGTTCTTAGTGGGTTATttcttctataatacccacaagatttggaaaatgaaacagatattAAGGattgtaggttttttgttttggtttggtttggtttggtttggtttttgtttgttttgttttgttttctgttctcaaCTGGGTTCCTAAACTTGGGACAAAATAAACTTGCCCTCCCGatcacaaagtatttttttagaactttaaacagaacaaaattctCACTGTGTTACCCATTTGATACAATATCTTGAGGGATAGGATGAATGAAACACCAATCTTATAGGGACAATTACCATACAATTATATTCATCTACCCAAGCTAGTTGAATGAGAGATGACATCTTTGCTCATAAACAATTGCTTTGAAAACCTAAtgaaattctttcatttaaaagtctgccttcatttaaaaaaaaaaaaaaaaggtctttgaaggttaatgtatttcattttgacGGGAGATTAGTTAAGCATTCTTATTAAAATGGGCACATGCTACCAACCCATTGCTAGGTTATATAATCGTCCAGTAGAAGTTAACAGTCACACTCAGCAAGCCTCTGTGCAACTCAGCTGAACTCAGAACTTGATATGCATTACAACTGCAGCCCTGGAAacttctcctcccactctcttGGAGTTCACCTGGGGTACCCATGTTCCACCTATAATTCTTTCTACCCCAGCAATGTAGTCTACTCTCCCAGTACCTGCCAGCTGGGCTCCTCTGTCTTTGGTGGCTATCAGAAGATGGGCTTTGAGCCTGCCAGCTTGGGGACATCCTGTGCTGGAGCCAGATCCTACCAGAAATCCTGCTTCCACCCAAAGAATTCCATCTTCTTCAGTCCCTGTCAAACAAATTACATGGAGTCTCTGGGATGTGGAAATATTGGCCTTGGATCTCTTCATTGTGGAAGCACTGGTTTCCAATCTCTGGGCTGTGGGTCCAGCTTCAATCATCCAACTTACTTAACTCCCAGGAGTTGCCAGTCAACTTGTTACCAACGAGGCTTTAGCTCTTGCTTTTTTTGATCAACTTGCTAAATATTGCCCATCATTTCACCATTGTGTCTGTGCCTTATGAAACCTGAACATGTAGCCTGCCCCATATCTGCAATTACTGACCATCTGCATCACCAGGACTTGCCATCACCATCTCTCCCAGAGTATGTGATTCACTGTGGACAAAGTAACCTTGGCCTGTGACCTTTTCTAAATCAGACATATGAGATAAAtcttggattttcatttttatgtcaaTGCTCAGAGTCCCTTTCATTCCTCTCcaagatttttatcttatttttctcttaggaTTCTTTCACTGAAGTATATTTCAAATAGCActggcatttaaaataaatttttccgTACCATGAATTATGacactccatttttctttttcctatggtACATTTGTTGAATGTTGCCAGTGCCTTCAACTGTCACCATTAAGTAAgcacctttttgttttgttttgtttgtttcataggTTTTATTAATATGTTACTGAATAGAAAACAAGGAATTTAAAGGATAATTTAAATATGTGACATATCTTACAGGATAAGGATTTATGTACCCTGATAGATGAATTTGTTTATCTAATTGCTTTAGAAAATCTTGTGTTTAGTTCGGCATTCACTGCAAAAAATATTGAGTTTTGATTATAGATCTGGCATCGTCCTGAATAAAGGCATAAATTCCCTGCCTTCATGAAGTTCACATACATACCATTCTAATTTACTGTCATGTAGCAAGTGCAATAATGGGGACAAAAAACTAAGTTTCAATAGGAATACAAAGAACAGGGAATTCAAAAAAagtgtgagggggaaaaaagtgtgaGGAAATCACATAAAACTCATCATTGACAAACCAAAGAGTTacaattttgtattaaaaaaataactcttgtAGATCTAATGTGTTAGTTGTAGTCCTTTGAGAAATATCTgccaaaagaaatttattagagAAAATGCCTGTCAGGGAATATGGAGAGGTAGCTGGAGAATTCTGGAAGAGACCAGAATGAAGATTTGAATtcagtgaaggaaagagagaagcaaagaaggaaTATTTTGTTGGAATAACCTTCTTCAGAGCAGATCCAAGAAAGCTTTGATAAGTTATCCATTAAAGTAGTTCCTGTCTCACAGACAGAGACGGGCCTGCCTTAGTATCCCTGCCAAGCTCAGTAACTGGCCAAGGAGAGGGCACAGTATGACGTTGGCATACATGTGGTGGTAGATTCAGAGACTGGAGACTAGAGATGTCAGTCAATAATCTTCTCTGCAGAGGGAGGTGTGAGAACTACATTTCCATAGCTTCTGTGatgtttattttgatttataataaGGCAAAATAGTGATAAATGgtgaaatgataaataaaaagatggtatttttcatgaattaaattcagtatcttttttttttttttacttaattaggtcaaaaaattaatttctgaaaCAGACCCTATCTAGGACTCAGTGAGTGAAACTCTAACTCTACAGATAAATATGAGAAAGAATTGAGAATTACTGGATGGCcatctttgattttaaaataactaatgtATTAAAGATGCTAGACCCAATAGGGTATAATTAAGAAATTGCTTCATCTTTCTCATGATACTGAATTTTGCACTTACCTGAGGGCTCTAACTAGCCTGGATCTCTGAACAATTCCATGGTCAGATGCATGATCACATTAAGATATTAAGAAACATCTTTATCTCACATTAGTAGCTAATTTCAATCcactataaattaaaaatcagcatTATAGCTACAACAAgcctcctccctttttctttaatttaggcGTGTCACGTGATTTGACAGACCACTGGTGACCTGGTCATTTGGTTTAAACTCCTTGCTCTCCCTTGTCTTCCATCAATATGGTGCTCCCAATTTCTCCTGTTcaagccagagagaaaagacaggaggaaagaaaatgagaactcaGGTCATCCGTTCCAGCATGCTTTCGACTACCTGGAAAAACAAAGGCCAAAGTAAGCAACCATTTGCTTATTGAGAGACCTGTGCCAGTATGTTCTCTTTGCTACGCTCGCCAGTCCTACAATATCACATAATAAGTTTGCCCAGGCCCAATCAATTTCCTGCCCTGACACCATTTGAACCTAGAATCTCACTTCTAACACCTCTCTTGGGAGTCAACAGCTCAAACTCCCAGCATCCTCCCCTCATCCAGGAAGTTtggctatattttattttgtttaagtaaCATACTGGCTGATATTCAAAGGGGCATAAAAGTGTTCACTTAGCTAGTGTAATTTGTGAATCTGTCTTTGTTGTTGAAGATCCTCAGTTTTCACAGGTGTCTGAATAATGGCTCTTTCCCTAGTGGAGACTGTGGTGTGTTTTCCAGAAAGCATCTTgttaccaccttacaccactgcCTGGAACCTTCTGCACTGAATCATTCACCTGACAGTGACCACAGTCTTCCACAGCTTCTCGGTAGttcctcaccctctgtccctcccaccaccaGAGCTACGCCCcatccagctttcttttgctaGCATCTGTTTGCTCTAGAGACAGACCTCTTGGCCgagaggaaacacacacactATCTGCCTATCCATGGAAGCAGAGTTTGCTCCTAGAGCAGCTTCTTTTCACCCAGCAAACGCTGATGACTCACTGCAGCATTTTGGGAGAGATACAGGGAATACTAGTCACTGTAACTCACAGCCTCCAAGAAACATAGACAGTATTTTGCCTTGTCACCTCAGTGGCACTAAGCACAAAATCCCACAGGTatcccatttttttatttatttatttttaagattttatttatttatttgacagagatcacaagtaggcagagagagaggaggaagcaggctccctgctgagcagagagcccaattcagggctcgatgccagggtcctgggatcataacctgagccaaaggcagaggttttaacccactgagccacccaggtgcccctcccattctttttattaacaGGGCGCATTTAGCAAATGCAGCCTGTACTTTTCAACTGTCTTCACTGGATcaacattctttgttttgtttcatatttttttcatatattttctttcatatattttattaatatttttgcagACAGAATGGAGAGAG is part of the Mustela nigripes isolate SB6536 chromosome 2, MUSNIG.SB6536, whole genome shotgun sequence genome and encodes:
- the LOC132010642 gene encoding keratin-associated protein 15-1; translation: MHYNCSPGNFSSHSLGVHLGYPCSTYNSFYPSNVVYSPSTCQLGSSVFGGYQKMGFEPASLGTSCAGARSYQKSCFHPKNSIFFSPCQTNYMESLGCGNIGLGSLHCGSTGFQSLGCGSSFNHPTYLTPRSCQSTCYQRGFSSCFF